AAGGAACGCGAAGCACAAGTTTCCAAAATGGTTAATATCTACCAAGAAGCCCAGAGAGTGGTAGTTTATCTCGGGAATAGTTTGATTGACTCGGCTACCCCTCATAAATACCCCCTCCGGCGAAAGCTCGAACACTCGATCATGCAATCCAACGATAGCGACCACCTGGTCAGGGACGGCAAACTTGACCTCAACAATTTGCTCGCTAAGAGGTATTTCAGTCGCCTCTGGGTTATTCAAGAGCTTGTCGTTTCTCGACAAGTTGTCTTTCAAGTGGGCGACACCGAGTTCTGGGCCGATGGGGCAACTGTTCCTCAGCTCAAAAGTCACGACTGGGAGAATACATCGGCGTCGTGGCTCGTACATATGGCTCAGGGAACGTCCCCAGGTAGTGACATCTACGATGCCATGCGAGCAACATGGAGTTCCAAGGCATCTGACCCTCGAGACAAGATCTTTGGTATTCTAGCCCTACTCGACGACCATCGAGAGAGGGAACTTTTCCGGCCGGATTACTCATTATCCTTTTTCCACATATATCTTGGAGCACTCGCCTACTCGCTGCTTGGCCAAAAGCGTGTCGAGATCCTTTGCCATGGAGCTGGTCGCTCCGCGCCCTATGTCCAACCGTCGTGGATGATCGATTGGAATACCCCAAGATGGCCAACGCTCTATGGCctccaagatgaagctgaacGGGCATTCAACTCCTGGTATCGCCATCGGCCTGCAGACTGGGTACGGCCATCTAGGGATGACCTGACTCTAGCTAAGGAAAACATTTCAATCcctcctcttggcctcgaaggCCTGATATTTGAACAATACGTGTTTTCCCAGTTCAGCACTCAATATAAAAGTCGCTGCGGAACGAGGTTTTCTACCAACTGTCTCTTGTATGAGCAGGAGTCATACAACTTCACAGATCTTGATGAGGGGGAGGTGCAAAGACTTAAGGAGGAGAGCTGGGACAAGGGGGCTGCAGTTGATGCTTCTACAGGGAGCTTGACGATCAACCTGACACGTATCTGCGAGTTCGCTGTCGTGCCCTCAAAGGTCCACACGCACGAAGGTATGATGATTTTCGAGGTGCAAGGCGCCACCCCAAACAAAGTATGGATGTATTTGATCACCGACATGCCTCTCGACCATCTTGTTATTCCTACGAGGGATCACTTGTTCGTCTTGGATCAAGGGGACGAAAAGACATTCGTGATTCTCATCCTGCGGAAGCTCGACGACAGCCCAGTCTTCCGGCTGATCGGATGCTGCTACGGCTTATATTTCCGATCGATTGGACCAGACGAATTGAACCTGCCAGAAGACGACCTGCTCTTTCTCTCTGACCTTCGAAAGCGCCAGCGCTTAGACCACATTATGAGATGGATCCCTGGGTGGGCAATTTTTGAAGACCTCCGGCACCTACAGCCCGACAGTCTTAATGAGCGTCAGCTCAGCACTCTCCTCCATAAGCTCCTCCGTGGATCGGGTTTAGAGTCGCTTCAAGCCTACTGTGACTGTATCCATCCGCGATTTCACCCGGTTTTCAATGGGGAACACGTCGAAATAACTATCCATCTCACCAACTGGCAGTCGCTTCTTGAGATCGGGTCTATCGGTTGCTTGATTGGGACTTATGCAGAGATAAGGCTCGAGGGGGAGAAAGATTGGACGAGCCCGACGAGGACCATGGACTGGCTTCGAACGGACCTGGAGTACGGAGAATTTCGTTTTCTGGTTAGAGATAACAAGCCCCTTCAGTTTCACTTGCGAGTGTCTCGGGACAACCTGCATGCCTTGGTGAGCTCCATTCCCACCAAGGCTCTAGCGGGGCTCCACTCCCGGTACAACTCGGATGCTCGGTTCTATATGCCACCGAAGAGAATCGTGGGAGAAGAGGCTGGCATGC
This window of the Fusarium keratoplasticum isolate Fu6.1 chromosome 3, whole genome shotgun sequence genome carries:
- a CDS encoding HET domain-containing protein; amino-acid sequence: MTRWHTPICVSPDVVLNGDLPICNTCGAVPDLGAIRLKQQQTSPLPSIPPNEPPGQFNLYWPLGSLYSHTKAPQDSNANNQNEKRRSTNNFEPSPIYQHRLQDHEFRLLRLEAAPSGMGLLHVHLETHDQERFPIYETVSYTWGGENNDNFRCRPVFIGPHWDVLLQTQNCWDMLKFLQPADGLRRIWVDAICINQQDDKEREAQVSKMVNIYQEAQRVVVYLGNSLIDSATPHKYPLRRKLEHSIMQSNDSDHLVRDGKLDLNNLLAKRYFSRLWVIQELVVSRQVVFQVGDTEFWADGATVPQLKSHDWENTSASWLVHMAQGTSPGSDIYDAMRATWSSKASDPRDKIFGILALLDDHRERELFRPDYSLSFFHIYLGALAYSLLGQKRVEILCHGAGRSAPYVQPSWMIDWNTPRWPTLYGLQDEAERAFNSWYRHRPADWVRPSRDDLTLAKENISIPPLGLEGLIFEQYVFSQFSTQYKSRCGTRFSTNCLLYEQESYNFTDLDEGEVQRLKEESWDKGAAVDASTGSLTINLTRICEFAVVPSKVHTHEGMMIFEVQGATPNKVWMYLITDMPLDHLVIPTRDHLFVLDQGDEKTFVILILRKLDDSPVFRLIGCCYGLYFRSIGPDELNLPEDDLLFLSDLRKRQRLDHIMRWIPGWAIFEDLRHLQPDSLNERQLSTLLHKLLRGSGLESLQAYCDCIHPRFHPVFNGEHVEITIHLTNWQSLLEIGSIGCLIGTYAEIRLEGEKDWTSPTRTMDWLRTDLEYGEFRFLVRDNKPLQFHLRVSRDNLHALVSSIPTKALAGLHSRYNSDARFYMPPKRIVGEEAGMLTCPAWPRSVLEGFTIDGRMYCVCVA